A single window of Rana temporaria chromosome 1, aRanTem1.1, whole genome shotgun sequence DNA harbors:
- the LOC120945660 gene encoding serine/threonine-protein kinase SBK1-like, producing MASNIEEVTKNTAKNLLELISETSENLRIMEVTDFFDPIKELGRGAYGKVLLAKHRGSGELVAVKLMSKETTPKDNFLMEYGMSLSLSSHPNIIATHEIVFHTSSDYVFVQEVAPAGNLLSLVKPRVGLNEDFVKSCVPQIANALDFMHRRGMVHRDIKLDNILVMDTECNNVKLADFGLTMLQGTQAPFMPWFIPYSAPELCTLKQGEKLLLHPSIDIWAFGVLVYTAMTGSFPWKEAGDRDLAYQNFAWWQTKKDPTLGPRKWRRFSIEARQMFLDMLALNASERCSALDVLKYVHLPWKAEMPPGNLSRNTVVHVT from the exons ATGGCTTCTAACATtgaggaggtgaccaagaacaccGCAAAGAATCTCCTTGAGCTCATCTCCGAAACCTCTGAAAACCTGAGGATCATGGAGGTGACTGACTTCTTTGACCCCATTAAAGAGCTCGGGAGAGGAGCGTATGGAAAGGTTCTGCTGGCCAAACATCGGGGTTCAG GTGAGTTGGTGGCTGTGAAGCTGATGAGCAAGGAGACAACTCCAAAGGACAACTTCCTAATGGAATACGGAATGTCGCTTAGTCTCAGCAGCCATCCAAATATCATTGCAACCCACGAGATTGTTTTCCATACCAGCAGTGACTATGTCTTTGTCCAGGAGGTGGCACCGGCTGGAAATCTTCTGTCATTGGTAAAGCCAAGG GTTGGTTTGAATGAAGATTTTGTGAAGAGTTGTGTTCCACAAATCGCGAATGCTTTGGATTTTATGCACAGAAGAGGAATGGTCCATCGGGACATAAAACTGGACAACATTTTGGTCATGGACACGGAATGTAATAATGTCAAACTGGCAGATTTTGGACTGACGATGCTCCAGGGAACTCAAGCGCCCTTTATGCCCTGGTTTATACCGTACTCCGCTCCGGAACTGTGCACCCTAAAACAAGGGGAAAAGCTGCTGCTGCACCCGAGCATTGACATCTGGGCCTTTGGAGTCTTGGTATACACAGCTATGACCGGGTCCTTCCCCTGGAAAGAAGCAGGGGATCGTGACCTTGCATATCAGAACTTTGCTTGGTGGCAAACAAAGAAGGATCCGACCTTGGGACCAAGAAAGTGGCGACGATTCTCCATTGAAGCCAGGCAGATGTTCCTGGACATGTTGGCCCTCAACGCCTCTGAGAGGTGTTCTGCTTtggatgttttaaaatatgtccACCTGCCTTGGAAAGCAGAAATGCCTCCAGGGAATCTATCCAGGAATACGGTAGTACACGTGACATAA